The Verrucomicrobiia bacterium genome includes a region encoding these proteins:
- a CDS encoding IPTL-CTERM sorting domain-containing protein, with protein sequence MEIRQAVPIPSLTTYGLIALALLLAGTAVWMFRRRRVNVAV encoded by the coding sequence TTGGAAATTAGACAAGCAGTCCCTATCCCCTCCCTCACCACCTACGGCCTCATCGCCTTGGCCTTGCTTCTGGCCGGTACGGCGGTGTGGATGTTCCGGAGAAGGAGGGTTAACGTAGCGGTGTAA